Proteins encoded together in one Marinobacter salsuginis window:
- the galU gene encoding UTP--glucose-1-phosphate uridylyltransferase GalU, with protein MIRKCLFPVAGYGTRFLPATKAMPKEILPVVNKPLVQYGVEEAAEAGIHEFGFVTGRGKRAIEDHFDISYELEHQIAGSGKEDLLTSIRDLIDHNSFAFTRQNEMKGLGHAILTGRNLVGDSPFAVVLADDFCIGPEGEDGVLAQMVKLYNQFRCSIVAIEEVPADETHKYGVIAGESMKDGLYRITDMVEKPAPEDAPSNLAIIGRYILTPDIFDIIERTPAGKNGEVQITDALLEQAKNGCVLAYQFKGRRFDCGSIDGFVEATNYVYENIYKKGK; from the coding sequence ATGATCAGAAAATGCCTGTTTCCCGTTGCCGGCTACGGCACTCGCTTTCTCCCGGCCACCAAGGCGATGCCGAAGGAAATCCTGCCAGTGGTGAACAAACCACTGGTTCAGTATGGCGTTGAAGAAGCCGCGGAAGCCGGTATCCATGAATTTGGTTTTGTTACCGGCCGGGGTAAGCGGGCTATCGAGGACCATTTCGACATCAGCTACGAGCTTGAACACCAGATTGCGGGCTCCGGCAAGGAAGACCTGCTGACCTCCATCCGTGATCTGATCGACCACAACAGTTTCGCTTTTACCCGGCAAAATGAAATGAAAGGGCTCGGCCACGCTATTCTCACCGGTCGCAACCTCGTAGGCGATAGTCCCTTCGCGGTTGTGCTGGCCGATGACTTCTGCATTGGCCCGGAAGGTGAAGACGGCGTACTGGCGCAAATGGTGAAACTGTATAACCAGTTCCGTTGCTCCATTGTTGCGATCGAAGAGGTTCCGGCCGACGAAACCCACAAATACGGTGTGATTGCCGGTGAATCCATGAAGGACGGGCTTTACCGGATTACCGATATGGTGGAAAAGCCGGCCCCGGAAGACGCCCCGAGTAATCTGGCAATCATCGGCCGCTATATTCTCACGCCGGACATCTTCGACATTATCGAGCGGACTCCCGCCGGTAAGAACGGTGAAGTCCAGATTACCGACGCCCTACTCGAACAGGCGAAAAACGGCTGCGTACTGGCTTACCAGTTCAAGGGACGCCGGTTTGATTGCGGCAGTATTGATGGCTTTGTGGAAGCCACCAACTACGTTTACGAGAACATCTACAAGAAAGGCAAGTAA
- a CDS encoding RibD family protein encodes MAARTLDIDSAWELVLSAVNRSNVTLPLPGTDKEAVKLNGHGAWHLMQPATGEAKDLLSVFLPLCRPVPADGRPKVIGQLGQSLDGRIATVTGRSRFINGDDGITHLHRIRAVSDAVIVGAGTAATDNPRLTVRRTNGRNPVRVVIDRHHRVPDSHHLFTDGAAPTLRLVAGRYDKDRNPSIESAVSEIPCLGDADAKAPVDPKLILQVLSDFGLKKVFVEGGGVTVSSFLNAGLLDRLHVMVAPMIIGSGRPAFSLPEIDFLDDALRPRAQLVNLGSDMLFALDFSREA; translated from the coding sequence ATGGCGGCAAGAACACTGGATATCGACTCGGCATGGGAGTTGGTGCTTAGCGCAGTAAACCGCAGCAATGTGACACTGCCGTTGCCGGGAACCGACAAAGAAGCAGTAAAACTCAATGGACACGGCGCTTGGCACCTGATGCAACCGGCCACGGGTGAAGCGAAGGATCTGCTCTCGGTGTTTCTTCCCCTGTGTCGGCCGGTGCCAGCGGATGGTCGCCCCAAAGTTATCGGCCAGCTCGGCCAAAGCCTCGATGGGCGAATTGCGACGGTGACGGGACGCTCGCGCTTCATCAACGGCGACGATGGGATTACGCACCTGCACCGGATCCGTGCGGTATCCGATGCCGTGATCGTTGGTGCCGGCACCGCCGCCACCGACAACCCCCGTTTGACCGTACGGCGCACCAACGGTCGCAACCCGGTACGCGTGGTTATTGATCGTCATCACCGCGTGCCGGACAGCCATCACCTGTTTACCGATGGTGCGGCCCCTACCCTACGATTGGTGGCCGGTCGCTATGACAAAGACAGGAATCCGTCTATTGAATCCGCTGTTAGCGAAATCCCCTGTCTTGGAGATGCGGACGCCAAAGCCCCCGTCGATCCGAAGCTGATTCTTCAGGTACTGTCGGATTTCGGGCTAAAAAAGGTGTTCGTGGAAGGTGGCGGCGTCACCGTCTCATCATTCCTCAACGCCGGCTTGCTGGATCGGCTTCACGTAATGGTCGCCCCCATGATCATCGGCAGCGGCAGACCCGCCTTTTCGCTCCCGGAAATCGATTTTCTGGACGATGCGCTGCGGCCAAGAGCGCAGCTGGTCAACCTTGGAAGCGATATGCTCTTCGCCCTGGATTTCTCCCGAGAGGCATAG
- a CDS encoding lysylphosphatidylglycerol synthase transmembrane domain-containing protein: MARWLITVLVIGFVIRSVDTSALWQELVRFSPFVLIPALVLTVVQVLLSAWRWRFTSKRLGLSLDYGVAVREYYLATFLNQVLPGGVLGDVNRAWRHGEGAGKRLAAVHGVAIERLSGQLVLALVVAVSIAWLFGSGQLTAGFWNGWAWLGVGILFVAIAPWLARKAGLADYLQRLRRDLYLSLLDCSVLPVQIGSSLVVLSSYLGVFLCLAWGAGYVDTWAEAGLIVGLGSILLLSMVIPLTVAGWGIREGAAALIWPMAGLPAEQGVALSVGYGALVLVSSLPGVVFLFTSR, translated from the coding sequence GTGGCCCGGTGGTTGATCACGGTTTTGGTCATTGGATTCGTGATTCGCTCTGTCGATACCAGCGCGCTCTGGCAGGAGCTTGTCCGCTTTTCTCCTTTTGTTCTGATACCCGCGCTGGTACTCACCGTAGTGCAGGTGCTGCTCTCTGCCTGGCGTTGGCGCTTCACCTCAAAGAGGCTTGGATTGTCCCTGGACTATGGCGTTGCCGTGCGAGAGTACTATCTGGCGACATTCCTGAACCAGGTTCTGCCCGGTGGCGTCCTTGGTGATGTTAACCGGGCATGGCGCCACGGTGAGGGTGCCGGTAAACGTCTCGCGGCTGTCCACGGGGTCGCCATCGAGCGGCTCTCGGGCCAGTTGGTGCTGGCGTTGGTTGTCGCAGTTTCCATCGCGTGGCTGTTTGGTTCGGGGCAGCTTACTGCCGGCTTTTGGAATGGCTGGGCGTGGCTTGGAGTTGGCATTCTCTTTGTTGCCATAGCCCCATGGCTAGCACGGAAAGCGGGCCTTGCCGATTACCTGCAGCGCCTTCGGCGTGATCTGTATCTGTCGTTGTTGGATTGCTCAGTATTGCCGGTTCAGATCGGTTCTTCACTGGTGGTGTTGTCGAGCTATCTGGGGGTGTTTCTCTGCCTGGCCTGGGGTGCGGGTTACGTTGATACCTGGGCGGAGGCAGGGTTGATTGTCGGCCTGGGCAGTATTCTGCTTCTGAGCATGGTCATACCTCTGACGGTTGCCGGCTGGGGAATCAGGGAGGGCGCCGCAGCGCTGATCTGGCCCATGGCCGGATTGCCAGCGGAGCAGGGGGTAGCGCTCAGTGTGGGGTACGGGGCGCTGGTGCTGGTTTCGAGCTTGCCCGGGGTTGTGTTTTTGTTCACCAGTCGCTAA
- a CDS encoding glycosyltransferase family 4 protein, with protein MPESDVPGVVEFLVPGDPEQNTGGYRYVRKLVEALCKDGCTARVSGLAGQFPRPDSVACEAMDQKLASLPAGTSVVLDGLTMGGLPEIVEKHSRRLTLFGLVHHPLADETGLSEADRQWFLESEKRALGFVEGVITTSQHTAARLADYEVLPEAIRVAEPGVARAETTRVRSKPAESSGPHILCVAHLSPRKAQHQLVEALGKLKALPWRCTLAGSDSRDPGYSHQVRRAVAAAGLEDRIVLVGEVDDSGLADLYTQADFFVMPSLYEGYGMVIDEALAEALPIISSDGGALAQTSARPGVVQYCAGDIRALEARLRNWLVDPDQLEHARKLAARESRRVRSWADTARDFCEALAYFRGFPANPHQHSEFESEWLAAREPADHRARSIELTAELNRWLLDRYDSLPPEIHCPMQIVDIGTGRGSNALFLVPALQVPQAWLALDQDAALLREARQRVNVLDVPFETRAVQLSPENIEQHLPPEVSLITASALIDLVSETWLKALSQAAWRRNSAILIALSYAGQFELSPGHPDDELIRTLVNQHQHGDKGTGTALGPEAPITLKQLLDADGYQVKLAESPWTLGSEDQALARMLMEGWTEAAIEQSPGDRDRLNLWLETRNHQLSEGSLNVVVRHLDLLALPTGQLA; from the coding sequence ATGCCGGAATCTGACGTACCGGGAGTGGTCGAGTTTCTCGTTCCGGGCGACCCGGAACAGAACACCGGCGGTTACCGGTATGTTCGTAAGTTGGTAGAAGCACTTTGCAAAGACGGTTGCACGGCCCGGGTGAGCGGTTTGGCCGGGCAGTTTCCGCGTCCGGACAGTGTCGCCTGCGAAGCGATGGATCAGAAACTCGCGAGTTTGCCCGCTGGCACGTCTGTGGTCCTTGATGGCCTTACCATGGGCGGGCTGCCGGAGATCGTGGAAAAGCATTCCCGACGTTTAACTCTGTTTGGGCTGGTTCATCATCCGCTTGCTGACGAGACCGGCCTCAGCGAGGCAGACAGGCAATGGTTTCTGGAATCCGAAAAGCGGGCCCTCGGCTTCGTGGAAGGCGTTATTACCACCAGTCAACACACGGCCGCCCGCCTTGCGGATTACGAGGTTCTGCCGGAGGCCATTCGAGTAGCTGAGCCGGGTGTGGCCAGGGCTGAAACAACGCGAGTCCGGAGCAAGCCCGCTGAAAGCAGTGGCCCTCACATTCTATGCGTCGCCCATCTGTCCCCGAGAAAGGCCCAACATCAGTTGGTGGAAGCGCTGGGAAAACTGAAGGCTCTACCGTGGCGCTGCACACTGGCCGGGTCTGACAGCCGTGATCCGGGGTACAGCCACCAGGTCCGTCGGGCGGTTGCCGCGGCCGGCCTTGAAGACAGGATTGTCCTGGTCGGTGAAGTGGACGACTCAGGGCTTGCCGATCTCTACACTCAGGCCGACTTTTTTGTCATGCCTTCGCTCTATGAGGGCTACGGCATGGTGATCGACGAGGCGTTGGCGGAAGCACTGCCGATTATTTCCTCCGATGGCGGCGCCCTGGCGCAAACCTCCGCCAGACCGGGCGTGGTGCAGTATTGTGCCGGGGATATCAGGGCTCTCGAGGCCCGACTCAGGAACTGGCTGGTGGATCCGGACCAGCTCGAACATGCGCGCAAACTGGCTGCGAGGGAATCCAGGCGGGTTCGATCATGGGCCGATACCGCCCGGGATTTTTGCGAGGCATTAGCATACTTCAGGGGATTTCCTGCAAACCCGCACCAGCATTCAGAATTCGAGAGCGAATGGCTGGCAGCCCGGGAACCGGCAGATCATCGGGCTCGCTCGATAGAACTGACCGCGGAACTGAACCGGTGGCTGCTCGACCGTTACGATAGCCTGCCGCCTGAAATTCATTGCCCCATGCAGATTGTCGACATTGGCACCGGCCGTGGTTCCAACGCCCTGTTTCTGGTGCCTGCACTTCAGGTACCTCAAGCCTGGCTGGCCCTGGATCAGGACGCGGCGCTGCTGCGCGAGGCCCGGCAACGGGTAAATGTGCTGGATGTACCCTTTGAAACGCGCGCGGTGCAATTGTCACCGGAGAATATTGAGCAGCACCTGCCCCCCGAGGTGTCCCTGATCACGGCGTCAGCACTGATTGATCTTGTTTCCGAGACTTGGTTGAAAGCCCTCAGTCAGGCGGCGTGGCGCAGGAATTCAGCAATACTGATCGCGCTGAGCTACGCAGGGCAATTTGAACTGTCCCCCGGTCATCCCGATGATGAGCTGATTCGAACTCTGGTGAACCAGCATCAGCATGGGGACAAAGGCACCGGTACGGCGCTTGGGCCAGAGGCCCCCATTACGCTGAAGCAGCTGCTTGACGCAGACGGTTACCAGGTGAAATTGGCGGAATCGCCCTGGACCCTGGGCAGCGAGGATCAGGCGTTGGCCCGGATGCTGATGGAGGGATGGACCGAGGCGGCGATCGAGCAATCTCCGGGAGACAGGGACCGCCTTAACCTCTGGCTGGAAACGCGGAACCATCAGTTGTCTGAGGGCAGCCTGAACGTCGTCGTACGGCATCTCGACCTTTTGGCTCTGCCAACCGGGCAGCTGGCTTGA
- a CDS encoding 6-pyruvoyl trahydropterin synthase family protein, with product MFGLTVRDHMMIAHSFDGEIFGPAQKVHGATYVVDVTFERHQLDKDDLIVDIGLASDLLKNVLSEFNMQNLDELPELRGRNTTTEFMAKLVFDRMAAAIHGGRLGETGKGIVSLKVTLSESHIAWASYHAGI from the coding sequence ATGTTCGGCTTGACGGTCCGGGACCATATGATGATTGCCCACAGTTTCGATGGAGAGATCTTTGGCCCAGCGCAGAAAGTGCATGGTGCCACTTATGTGGTGGATGTGACCTTCGAGCGTCACCAGTTGGACAAGGACGACCTGATCGTGGATATCGGCCTGGCCTCCGACCTTCTCAAGAATGTTCTCTCAGAGTTCAACATGCAGAACCTCGACGAGCTACCGGAACTGCGAGGCCGGAACACCACTACGGAGTTTATGGCGAAGCTGGTGTTCGACCGGATGGCGGCGGCCATTCATGGGGGCCGATTGGGGGAGACGGGAAAGGGTATTGTCAGCCTGAAAGTTACCCTCTCTGAATCTCACATTGCCTGGGCCAGCTACCATGCCGGAATCTGA